In the Pleuronectes platessa chromosome 8, fPlePla1.1, whole genome shotgun sequence genome, one interval contains:
- the grhpra gene encoding glyoxylate reductase/hydroxypyruvate reductase, giving the protein MQAAGKLMKVFVTRRIPQEGMKLLSAAGECEVSQWDSSEPVPRAELLKGVERADGLLCMLTDKIDAEVLDAAGPNLKVISTMSVGFDHLAVDEIKKRGIRVGYTPDVLTDATAELTVALLLATARRLPEGVEEVKNGGWSSWDPIWLCGYGLSGSTVGIIGLGRIGMAVAKRLMPFGVKRLLYSGRTAKPQAAELNGEFVPLDTLVPESDFIVLTCSLTPETQGLCDKAFFSKMKKTAVLINSSRGTVVNQDDLYEALSSGQIAAAGMDVTTPEPLPPNHPLLTLKNCVVLPHIGSATYATRGVMSVLTAQNLLAGLRGTEMPKELVL; this is encoded by the exons AtgcaggcagctggaaaactcATGAAGGTGTTCGTGACTCGGAGGATCCCTCAGGAGGGGATGAAGCTCCTGTCTGCGGCCGGAGA GTGTGAAGTGTCTCAGTGGGACTCGAGTGAACCAGTGCCGAGAGCAGAGCTTCTCAAGGGCGTTGAACGGGCTGACGGTCTCCTGTGTATGCTGACAGACAAGATCGATGCTGAGGTCCTGGATGCTGCAG GACCGAACCTGAAAGTGATCAGCACCATGTCCGTTGGGTTCGACCACTTGGCTgtggatgaaataaaaaaacg TGGTATACGTGTTGGATACACTCCGGACGTGCTGACCGACGCCACGGCTGAACTGACTGTGGCTCTGCTGCTGGCCACTGCTCGCAGATTACcagagggagtggaggaggtCAAGAA TGGTGGCTGGAGCTCCTGGGACCCCATCTGGCTGTGTGGATATGGCCTCTCTGGCAGCACAGTAGGAATCATTGGACTCGGACGCATTG GTATGGCCGTTGCTAAGAGACTCATGCCCTTTGGGGTGAAGAGGCTGCTCTACTCTGGGAGAACAGCCAAGCCCCAGGCTGCAGAGCTGAATGGAGAATTTG TTCCTCTGGACACACTTGTGCCTGAGAGCGACTTCATAGTTCTGACCTGCTCCCTGACTCCAGAAACCCAGGGGCTGTGTGACAAGGCCTTCTTCAGCAAGATGAAGAAGACCGCAGTCCTCATCAACTCAAGCAG GGGGACTGTGGTGAACCAGGACGATCTGTACGAGGCTCTGAGCAGTGGACAGATAGCTGCCGCTGGAATGGACGTCACAACACCCGAGCCACTCCCACCAAACCATCCCCTTCTAACCCTCAAAAACTGTG TGGTGTTGCCGCACATCGGCAGTGCCACCTACGCCACAAGAGGTGTCATGTCAGTGCTGACGGCTCAGAACCTGCTGGCTGGATTACGGGGCACAGAGATGCCCAAAGAACTCGTCCTCTAG